One genomic window of Macaca mulatta isolate MMU2019108-1 chromosome 8, T2T-MMU8v2.0, whole genome shotgun sequence includes the following:
- the RTD1C gene encoding demidefensin-3 isoform X1 has protein sequence MRTFALLTAMLLLVALHAQAEARQARADEAAAQQQPGADDQGMAHSFTWPENAALPLSESERGLRCICVLGICRLL, from the exons ATGAGGACCTTCGCCCTCCTCACCGCCATGCTTCTCCTGGTGGCCCTGCATGCTCAGGCAGAGGCACGTCAGGCAAGAGCTGATGAAGCTGCCGCCCAGCAGCAGCCTGGAGCAGATGATCAGGGAATGGCTCATTCCTTTACATGGCCTGAAAACGCCGCTCTTCCGCTTTCAG AGTCAGAGAGAGGCTTGAGGTGCATTTGCGTACTAGGAATTTGCCGTCTGTTATAA
- the RTD1C gene encoding demidefensin-3 precursor (The RefSeq protein has 2 substitutions compared to this genomic sequence), with protein MRTLALHTAMLLLVALHAQAEARQARADEAAAQQQPGADDQGMAHSFTWPENAALPLSESERGLRCICVLGICRLL; from the exons ATGAGGACCTTCGCCCTCCTCACCGCCATGCTTCTCCTGGTGGCCCTGCATGCTCAGGCAGAGGCACGTCAGGCAAGAGCTGATGAAGCTGCCGCCCAGCAGCAGCCTGGAGCAGATGATCAGGGAATGGCTCATTCCTTTACATGGCCTGAAAACGCCGCTCTTCCGCTTTCAG AGTCAGAGAGAGGCTTGAGGTGCATTTGCGTACTAGGAATTTGCCGTCTGTTATAA